In Deinococcus cellulosilyticus NBRC 106333 = KACC 11606, the sequence CACAACATGACACTCAGCCGCAACCACTTTCCTGCCCACTTCCGCTGGGGCTCTGCCACCTCCAGTTACCAGATCGAAGGTGCCGCTGATACAGACGGCAAAGGCAAATCCATCTGGGACACCTTCTCTCACACGCCAGGCAAGGTCAAAGGAGGGGACACCGGAGATGTGGCCTGCGACCACTACCACCTGTGGGAACAGGACCTCAACCTGATGCAGGACCTGGGGCTCAACAGTTACCGGTTCTCCATTTCCTGGCCCCGCGTGCTGCCTGCTGGAAAAGGCACGGTCAATGCAAAAGGGCTGGAGTTCTATGACCGTCTGGTCGATGGACTCTTGCAAAGGGGACTTGATCCCTTTGTGACCCTGTACCACTGGGACCTTCCGCAGGCGTTGCAGGACACCGGTGGCTGGGTCAACCGCGAAACCGCCTTCCACTTTGCAGATTATGCTGCTGTGGTGTCTGAGCGCCTGGGAGACCGGGTAAAACACTGGATCACCCACAACGAGCCGTTCTGCACGGCCATGCTGGGCCACCTGTATGGCGCACACGCCCCCGGCATTCGTGACCTGAAAGCTGCCCTGCAGACCCTACACCACGTTTACCTCTCCCATGGTCTGGCAGTGCCGGTTCTGCGCCAGAACAGTGCTCAAGACGCGCAGGTGGGCATCACCCTCAGCCTGCACCCGGTGTACCCCTTCACAGATCAGCCTGAGGATCTGGAAGCTGCCAGACGCCACGATGGTTTCCGCAACCGCTGGTACCTTGATCCACTTTATGGCAGGGGTTACCCGCAGGACACCTGGGAAAGGTATGGAGCCAGCGTGCCAGATGTGCAGGAGGGTGACCTGCAGACCATCAGTGCAGAACTGGATTTCCTGGGGGTCAATTACTACTTCCGGGAAGTGGTGCAGCATGCTCCGGGTGAAGGGCTTTTCGATGTGCGGGAAGTGCACCTTGATGGGGTGGAAAGAACCTACTTTGACTGGGAGGTCTTCCCTGAGGGCCTCACTGCCCTCCTGACCCGTGTGCATGAAGAGTACCAGCCAAAGAAACTTTTCATCACCGAGAACGGGGCCACCTACCAGGACGAGATGGTGGGTGGGGTGGTGCAGGATGAAGACCGTCGCCGTTTCTTCGAGCGGCACCTGCAGGCCTCTTTGGATGTGCTCAAAAAAGGCATTCCGCTGGAAGGTTACTTTGCCTGGAGTTTGCTGGACAACTTTGAGTGGGCCGAGGGGTACGACAAACGCTTTGGACTCGTGCATGTGGATTTTCAAACTTTGACCCGCACCCTCAAACGCTCCGGTGAATGGTACCGTGACTTCCTCAGGGTTCCTGTTGTCCCCTGAGGGGTAAACAAATTCATCCCCCTTGACACCCAAGGGGGATGTTTCACATCAGAGGTTTTTTTCCAGCAACCTCTCCACAATCACCACGTCTTTCCAGACCCCCTCAAGCTGACCGTGCTTGATGTAGGTGCCCACTTCCCGGAATTCCAATCGGGAGAGCATTTTCAGGCTGGCCTGGTTCTCTGGAAAGACCCTGGAGAGCAGTTTCCAGAACCCGGCTTTTTCACTTTCAGCGATCAGGGCCTGCATGGCCACTTCTCCGAGCTTCTGTCCCCGTGTTTCACGTGCAACATAAACACTGAATTCTGCAATGCCCGCATAGCATTCTCTGGGTCGATACGTGGAGGTGGAGGCAAAAGCCTGCACGGTACCCTCCACTTCCACCACCACAATCGGATGGTGCCCA encodes:
- a CDS encoding GH1 family beta-glucosidase, which produces HNMTLSRNHFPAHFRWGSATSSYQIEGAADTDGKGKSIWDTFSHTPGKVKGGDTGDVACDHYHLWEQDLNLMQDLGLNSYRFSISWPRVLPAGKGTVNAKGLEFYDRLVDGLLQRGLDPFVTLYHWDLPQALQDTGGWVNRETAFHFADYAAVVSERLGDRVKHWITHNEPFCTAMLGHLYGAHAPGIRDLKAALQTLHHVYLSHGLAVPVLRQNSAQDAQVGITLSLHPVYPFTDQPEDLEAARRHDGFRNRWYLDPLYGRGYPQDTWERYGASVPDVQEGDLQTISAELDFLGVNYYFREVVQHAPGEGLFDVREVHLDGVERTYFDWEVFPEGLTALLTRVHEEYQPKKLFITENGATYQDEMVGGVVQDEDRRRFFERHLQASLDVLKKGIPLEGYFAWSLLDNFEWAEGYDKRFGLVHVDFQTLTRTLKRSGEWYRDFLRVPVVP
- a CDS encoding arsinothricin resistance N-acetyltransferase ArsN1 family A, which codes for MTSTSAISSRLATRADAESIARIYNQGIADRTATFETRPRTVTDVESWFDGHHPIVVVEVEGTVQAFASTSTYRPRECYAGIAEFSVYVARETRGQKLGEVAMQALIAESEKAGFWKLLSRVFPENQASLKMLSRLEFREVGTYIKHGQLEGVWKDVVIVERLLEKNL